The following are encoded together in the Actinoplanes sp. N902-109 genome:
- a CDS encoding DUF429 domain-containing protein: protein MSIHVIGVDAYALGWVGVELRDGQFGRAMLASTLYEIVAGSSGAAVIGVDIPLGMLPDRWRAADALAADQLGPRRSSVFRVPPRAVWQEADFTTANRVCRELTGAGLSRQSWALRPKLLEANAIWERHPGLLFEAHPEVSFREMAGEPLPYAKKTWTGQARRRELLAKHGIVLPDNLGPAGQAPPDDILDAAAVAWSAHRMATGAALSHPSPPEEINGSQIAIWY from the coding sequence ATGAGCATCCACGTGATCGGCGTCGACGCCTACGCGCTGGGCTGGGTGGGCGTCGAACTGCGCGACGGTCAGTTCGGCCGCGCGATGCTGGCGTCCACCCTGTACGAGATCGTCGCGGGCAGCTCCGGCGCCGCGGTGATCGGTGTGGACATTCCCCTGGGCATGCTCCCCGACCGCTGGCGCGCCGCCGATGCCCTGGCCGCCGACCAGCTCGGCCCGCGGCGCAGCAGCGTCTTCCGGGTGCCCCCGCGGGCGGTCTGGCAGGAGGCCGACTTCACCACGGCCAACCGGGTCTGCCGCGAGCTCACCGGCGCCGGGCTCAGCCGGCAGTCCTGGGCCCTGCGGCCCAAGCTGCTCGAGGCCAACGCCATCTGGGAACGCCACCCCGGTCTGCTGTTCGAGGCCCACCCCGAGGTGTCCTTCCGGGAGATGGCCGGCGAGCCCCTCCCGTACGCGAAGAAGACCTGGACCGGGCAGGCGCGCCGGCGCGAACTGCTGGCCAAGCACGGCATCGTGCTGCCGGACAACCTGGGGCCGGCGGGCCAAGCACCGCCCGACGACATCCTGGACGCCGCAGCCGTGGCCTGGAGCGCCCACCGGATGGCCACGGGTGCGGCGCTCAGCCACCCCAGCCCGCCCGAGGAGATCAACGGCTCCCAGATCGCGATCTGGTACTGA
- a CDS encoding DUF2087 domain-containing protein — protein MSAEAARAAEILAQLAVPARLAAFAELVRRGTEGGTLAELAYVLERSKPEVGDACARLVAAGIVTGTGDGVYRAHPGLLRDAAGAVDRLQPVTALLDDYPQLRGFFSHGRVTALPPTLSDRYPMMGELLARYLDLDGLCDEDTVNRRLARITDDVAGARRLLVESGWLERDRAGTTYGPGRPLPRPA, from the coding sequence ATGTCCGCCGAAGCCGCCCGCGCCGCCGAGATCCTCGCCCAGCTTGCCGTGCCCGCGCGGCTGGCCGCGTTCGCCGAGCTCGTGCGGCGGGGCACCGAGGGCGGGACGCTGGCCGAGCTGGCGTACGTGCTCGAACGCTCGAAGCCCGAGGTGGGCGACGCCTGCGCCCGGCTGGTCGCGGCCGGCATCGTCACCGGCACGGGTGACGGCGTCTATCGCGCCCATCCCGGTCTGCTGCGCGACGCGGCGGGCGCGGTCGACCGGCTGCAACCCGTCACGGCGCTGCTCGACGACTATCCCCAGCTGCGCGGTTTCTTCTCGCACGGCCGGGTGACCGCGCTGCCGCCCACGCTCAGCGACCGCTACCCGATGATGGGCGAGCTGCTGGCCCGCTACCTCGACCTGGACGGTCTCTGCGACGAGGACACCGTCAACCGGCGCCTCGCCCGGATCACCGACGACGTGGCGGGAGCCCGCCGCTTGCTGGTGGAGTCGGGCTGGCTGGAGCGGGATCGGGCCGGGACGACGTACGGGCCGGGCCGCCCCCTGCCCCGGCCCGCTTGA
- the proC gene encoding pyrroline-5-carboxylate reductase, with the protein MSVVAVIGTGKIGELVVSGLLRAGRPAGQILVTARRPERGKELTDRYGVRVVDNATAVAEADVLAIAVKPQDAGTLLDEIGAGVPVGKLVISLCAGLPTSFFAARLPGGTPVVRVMTNTPALVDQAMTAISAGPHATGDHLAIAEEMFQPLGSTIRVPESQQDAVTALSGSGPAYFYLLVEAMIDAGILLGLPRQVAHELIVQTAIGSAVMLRDSGEHPVKLREAVTSPAGTTISAIRELENHGVRAALLAALEAARDRARELAAQNS; encoded by the coding sequence ATGTCCGTCGTCGCGGTCATCGGCACCGGCAAGATCGGCGAACTCGTGGTGTCCGGTCTGCTCCGCGCGGGCCGGCCCGCCGGGCAGATCCTGGTGACCGCGCGCCGCCCCGAGCGCGGCAAGGAGCTGACCGACCGCTACGGCGTGCGGGTCGTCGACAACGCCACCGCGGTGGCCGAGGCCGATGTGCTGGCGATCGCGGTCAAGCCGCAGGACGCGGGCACCCTGCTGGACGAGATCGGTGCCGGGGTGCCGGTCGGCAAGCTGGTCATCTCGCTCTGCGCGGGCCTGCCCACCAGCTTCTTCGCGGCTCGACTGCCCGGGGGCACCCCGGTGGTGCGGGTCATGACCAACACCCCGGCGCTGGTCGACCAGGCGATGACCGCGATCTCCGCGGGCCCGCACGCCACCGGTGACCACCTGGCGATCGCCGAGGAGATGTTCCAGCCGCTCGGGTCCACCATCCGGGTGCCGGAGTCCCAGCAGGACGCGGTGACCGCGCTGTCCGGCTCCGGACCGGCGTACTTCTACCTGCTCGTCGAGGCGATGATCGACGCGGGCATCCTGCTCGGCCTGCCCCGGCAGGTGGCCCACGAGCTGATCGTGCAGACCGCGATCGGCTCGGCGGTGATGCTGCGCGACTCCGGCGAGCACCCGGTCAAGCTGCGCGAGGCGGTGACCTCGCCGGCCGGCACGACCATCTCGGCGATCCGCGAGCTGGAGAACCACGGGGTGCGCGCGGCGCTGCTGGCCGCCCTGGAGGCCGCCCGCGACCGGGCCCGCGAGCTGGCCGCGCAGAATTCCTGA
- a CDS encoding phosphotransferase enzyme family protein produces MRDDDLLRLTLRDQWHLLPAEISALPGGLLSAGWDVLAGGERFVARLADPECRLPVEAGLAAADRLRTSGIEAGIPVRTLAGALTAETERGAMAVLRRAPGRTLDGRDPIDQQFWGDRLGAVHRALQSFDHPGLSRWIYLDPDAPHLAAEPWLRPAITGALTAVTRLTVTDRLTYGVLHGDPAPETFLIDPATGRAGLLDCGAGGTGPLLYDVAAAVLYAGGEETSTELLDGYLAAGPVTEDELRAALPVMLRFRWAVQADWAARRGDPAALRHAGEALRAHRDEP; encoded by the coding sequence GTGCGGGATGACGACCTCCTTCGATTGACGCTGCGCGACCAATGGCACCTGCTGCCCGCCGAGATCTCGGCGCTGCCCGGCGGCCTGCTCTCGGCCGGCTGGGACGTCCTGGCCGGCGGCGAGCGCTTCGTGGCCCGGCTGGCCGACCCCGAGTGCCGGCTGCCGGTGGAGGCGGGTCTCGCGGCCGCCGACCGCCTGCGCACCAGCGGCATCGAGGCCGGCATCCCGGTACGGACGCTGGCCGGCGCCCTGACCGCGGAGACCGAGCGGGGTGCGATGGCGGTGCTGCGCCGCGCCCCCGGCCGTACCCTCGACGGCCGCGACCCCATCGACCAGCAGTTCTGGGGTGACCGGCTGGGCGCGGTGCACCGCGCCCTGCAGAGCTTCGACCACCCGGGGCTGAGCCGGTGGATCTACCTCGACCCGGACGCGCCGCACCTGGCGGCCGAGCCGTGGCTGCGCCCGGCGATCACCGGCGCGCTGACCGCCGTGACCCGGCTGACCGTGACCGACCGGCTGACCTACGGGGTGCTGCACGGCGACCCGGCCCCGGAGACGTTCCTGATCGACCCGGCGACCGGGCGGGCCGGGCTGCTCGACTGCGGCGCCGGTGGCACCGGGCCGCTGCTCTACGACGTCGCCGCCGCGGTGCTGTACGCCGGGGGCGAGGAGACCTCCACCGAGCTGCTGGACGGCTACCTGGCGGCCGGCCCGGTCACCGAGGACGAGCTGCGCGCGGCCCTGCCCGTGATGCTGCGGTTCCGCTGGGCGGTGCAGGCCGACTGGGCCGCCCGCCGGGGTGACCCGGCGGCGCTGCGGCACGCCGGGGAGGCCCTGCGCGCACACCGCGACGAGCCGTAG
- a CDS encoding polyadenylate-specific 3'-exoribonuclease AS, translated as MVYRYFYDCEFIEDGRTVDLVSIGMVDEFGREFYAVSTQFDESKAIPWVRRNVLDKLPSPADPAWRSRDRIRDDLHAFLLEPVQGRDEQIELWAWYAAYDHVALAQLWGAMPALPREIPRFTKDLRQLWDDKGRPSLPTAQGRHDALVDAKHNLARWHVLNGDAAARR; from the coding sequence ATGGTCTACCGCTATTTCTACGACTGCGAGTTCATCGAGGACGGCCGCACGGTCGACCTGGTGTCCATCGGCATGGTCGACGAGTTCGGGCGCGAGTTCTACGCCGTTTCCACCCAGTTCGACGAGTCCAAGGCCATCCCTTGGGTACGCCGCAACGTGCTCGACAAGCTGCCGTCGCCGGCCGACCCGGCGTGGCGCTCCCGCGACCGCATCCGCGACGACCTGCACGCCTTCCTGCTGGAGCCGGTCCAGGGGCGGGACGAGCAGATCGAGCTGTGGGCCTGGTACGCGGCCTACGACCACGTGGCGCTGGCCCAGCTCTGGGGTGCGATGCCGGCCCTGCCGCGGGAGATCCCCCGGTTCACCAAGGATCTGCGCCAGCTCTGGGACGACAAGGGCCGCCCGTCGCTGCCCACCGCCCAGGGCCGGCACGACGCCCTGGTGGACGCCAAGCACAACCTGGCCCGCTGGCACGTGCTCAACGGGGACGCCGCCGCGCGCCGGTAA
- a CDS encoding pyridoxamine 5'-phosphate oxidase family protein codes for MAEHSEQEKREKLKELVKDARIGMLTTMTAAGRHVSRPMALQDVEFDGDLWFFTYSDADLVAEINLNPQVNVAFSDPKQHSWTSVSGAAVQIDDRAKAEELWNPMLKAWFPDGLDTPNLTLVKVVAETAEYWESAHSSTVITLLGYVKAAVTGKTPDAGENETVRL; via the coding sequence ATGGCTGAGCACAGCGAGCAGGAGAAGCGCGAGAAGCTCAAGGAGCTGGTCAAGGACGCGCGCATCGGGATGCTGACCACGATGACCGCGGCGGGACGGCACGTCAGCCGGCCGATGGCGCTGCAGGACGTCGAGTTCGACGGCGACCTGTGGTTCTTCACCTACAGCGACGCCGACCTGGTGGCCGAGATCAACCTCAACCCCCAGGTCAATGTGGCCTTCAGCGACCCCAAGCAGCACTCCTGGACCTCGGTCTCGGGCGCCGCCGTGCAGATCGACGACCGGGCCAAGGCCGAGGAACTGTGGAACCCGATGCTCAAGGCATGGTTCCCCGACGGGCTCGACACGCCCAACCTCACCCTCGTCAAGGTTGTCGCCGAGACGGCCGAATACTGGGAATCCGCGCACAGCTCCACAGTGATCACCCTGCTGGGCTACGTGAAGGCTGCGGTAACAGGAAAGACTCCGGATGCGGGGGAGAACGAAACGGTCCGGTTGTAG
- a CDS encoding 1-acyl-sn-glycerol-3-phosphate acyltransferase, which produces MFYWLLKYVILGPVLKCLFRPDVQGLERIPAHGPVILACNHLSFSDSIFTPLMVNRRVTFVAKAEYFTGKGIKGWLMRQFFTGTGTIPVDRSGGKAARAALDTQLRVLRSGGIAGIYPEGTRSPDGRLYRGKTGVARLALESGAPVVPIALLNTDEIQPTGKLVPAIKRVRMRVGHPLDFSRFPPGDRFVERAVTDEIMYELMTLTGREYVDVYAATLKTSVESPVKRAGAGGGPARTSSRPDPAPASPTPPASGGLPPRRR; this is translated from the coding sequence GTGTTCTACTGGTTGTTGAAGTACGTGATCCTAGGACCTGTCCTGAAATGCCTCTTCCGCCCCGATGTGCAGGGACTCGAACGCATCCCGGCGCACGGACCGGTGATCCTCGCGTGCAACCACCTGTCGTTCTCCGACTCGATCTTCACACCGCTCATGGTGAATCGCCGCGTGACCTTCGTCGCCAAGGCGGAGTACTTCACCGGTAAGGGGATCAAGGGCTGGCTCATGCGCCAGTTCTTCACCGGCACGGGGACGATCCCGGTGGACCGTTCGGGTGGCAAGGCGGCCCGCGCGGCCCTCGACACCCAGTTGCGGGTGCTGCGCTCGGGCGGCATCGCCGGCATCTACCCGGAGGGCACCCGCTCACCCGACGGGCGGCTCTACCGCGGCAAGACCGGCGTGGCCCGGCTGGCCCTGGAGAGTGGCGCCCCGGTCGTCCCGATCGCGCTGCTCAACACCGACGAGATCCAGCCCACCGGCAAGCTCGTCCCGGCGATCAAGCGGGTGCGCATGCGGGTCGGCCACCCCCTCGACTTCTCCCGCTTCCCGCCCGGCGACCGCTTCGTCGAGCGCGCGGTCACCGACGAGATCATGTACGAACTGATGACCCTCACCGGCCGCGAGTACGTCGACGTCTACGCCGCCACCCTGAAGACCTCGGTGGAGTCCCCGGTCAAGCGGGCCGGGGCAGGGGGCGGCCCGGCCCGTACGTCGTCCCGGCCCGATCCCGCTCCAGCCAGCCCGACTCCACCAGCAAGCGGCGGGCTCCCGCCACGTCGTCGGTGA
- a CDS encoding glycosyl hydrolase family 18 protein yields the protein MHKTLRRALWAGAVATVATVSTAALPMVSASAAVACASPWSATAVYTASMVASQNGHNYSAKWWTQNESPATHSGQWDVWADQGACGGTTPTTPPTTTPPTTTPPTTTPPTTTPPTTTPPTTTPPGAGGKNVVGYFAEWGVYGRNYHVKNLVTSGSAAKLTHILYAFGNTTGGQCSIGDSYADYDRAYTAAESVDGVADTWDAGALRGSFNQLRKLKKQYPNLKVIWSFGGWTWSGGFTQAAANPTGFANSCYNLIKDSRWSDVFDGIDIDWEYPNACGLACDSSGPAAYNNVISALRTKFGSSFLITSAISADGSNGGKLDAADYASGIAKLNLVFPMTYDYFGAFAPQGPTAPHSPLTSYTGIPTQGFWSDAAIQKLKSKGVPAGKMLLGIGFYGRGWTGVTQSAPGGTATGAAPGTYEAGIEDYKVLKNSCPATGTVGGTAYAYCGSNWWSYDTPATIGTKMTYVKNQGLGGAFFWEFSGDTSNGELITAIKNGLN from the coding sequence GTGCACAAAACCCTCCGCCGCGCCCTGTGGGCCGGGGCCGTCGCGACGGTGGCGACCGTCTCGACCGCCGCGCTGCCCATGGTTTCAGCGTCCGCCGCCGTCGCTTGCGCATCCCCGTGGAGTGCCACGGCGGTCTACACAGCCAGCATGGTGGCCTCGCAGAACGGCCACAACTACTCCGCCAAGTGGTGGACCCAGAACGAGAGCCCGGCCACGCACAGCGGCCAGTGGGACGTCTGGGCCGACCAGGGTGCCTGCGGCGGCACGACCCCCACGACGCCGCCGACCACCACCCCGCCGACCACCACGCCCCCGACGACCACCCCGCCCACGACCACGCCACCCACGACCACCCCGCCGACGACCACTCCCCCCGGTGCCGGCGGCAAGAACGTGGTCGGCTACTTCGCCGAGTGGGGCGTCTACGGCCGCAACTACCACGTGAAGAACCTGGTCACGAGCGGCTCCGCGGCCAAGCTGACGCACATCCTGTACGCGTTCGGCAACACCACCGGCGGGCAGTGCTCGATCGGTGACTCGTACGCCGACTACGACCGCGCGTACACCGCGGCCGAGAGCGTGGACGGCGTCGCCGACACCTGGGACGCCGGTGCCCTGCGTGGCTCGTTCAACCAGCTGCGCAAGCTCAAGAAGCAGTACCCGAACCTCAAGGTGATCTGGTCGTTCGGCGGCTGGACCTGGTCCGGCGGGTTCACCCAGGCGGCGGCCAACCCGACCGGGTTCGCCAATTCCTGCTACAACCTGATCAAGGACTCCCGCTGGTCGGACGTCTTCGACGGGATCGACATCGACTGGGAGTACCCGAACGCCTGTGGCCTGGCCTGCGACAGCAGCGGCCCGGCCGCGTACAACAACGTGATCTCGGCGCTGCGCACCAAGTTCGGCTCCAGCTTCCTGATCACCTCGGCCATCTCCGCCGACGGTTCCAACGGCGGCAAGCTGGACGCGGCCGACTACGCCTCGGGCATCGCGAAGCTCAACCTGGTCTTCCCGATGACCTACGACTACTTCGGCGCGTTCGCCCCGCAGGGCCCGACCGCCCCGCACTCGCCGCTGACCTCGTACACCGGCATCCCGACCCAGGGATTCTGGTCCGACGCGGCGATCCAGAAGCTGAAGAGCAAGGGCGTCCCGGCCGGCAAGATGCTGCTCGGCATCGGCTTCTACGGCCGCGGCTGGACCGGCGTCACGCAGAGCGCGCCGGGTGGCACCGCGACCGGTGCGGCCCCCGGCACGTACGAGGCGGGCATCGAGGACTACAAGGTCCTCAAGAACAGCTGCCCGGCCACCGGCACGGTCGGCGGCACGGCGTACGCCTACTGCGGCAGCAACTGGTGGAGCTACGACACCCCGGCGACCATCGGCACCAAGATGACCTACGTCAAGAACCAGGGTCTGGGTGGCGCGTTCTTCTGGGAGTTCTCCGGCGACACCAGCAACGGTGAGCTGATCACGGCCATCAAGAACGGCCTCAACTGA
- a CDS encoding low specificity L-threonine aldolase produces the protein MVDLRSDTVTKPTPGMREAMATAEVGDDVFGDDPTVNALEAHVAALFGHEAALFCPSGTMANQIALQLVVPRGGELLAGADAHVVTYELGAAAALGGISTRTWPSWGASLDPDAIAAMIRPEGYPSVPTRAIAVEQTHNLGGGGVVPLAGLHRLRELADAAQVLLHCDGARIWHAHIADQVPLFTYGQLFDTLSVCLSKGLGAPVGSLVIGSRERIAQARVLRKRLGGGMRQVGILAAAGRYALDHHVKRLTQDHARARRIAEAFEPLGLVDPATVRTNLVLLDLSKHRLDAPALTAAAREHGVLISPMLPRVARLITHLGVDDDDVDRAIDVLRALLS, from the coding sequence GTGGTTGACCTGCGCTCCGACACCGTCACCAAGCCGACGCCCGGGATGCGCGAGGCGATGGCCACGGCCGAGGTGGGCGACGACGTCTTCGGGGACGACCCGACGGTCAACGCGCTGGAGGCCCACGTCGCCGCGCTGTTCGGGCACGAGGCCGCGCTGTTCTGCCCCTCCGGCACGATGGCCAACCAGATCGCCCTGCAACTGGTGGTCCCGCGCGGCGGCGAGCTGCTGGCCGGGGCGGATGCGCACGTCGTCACGTACGAGCTGGGCGCGGCCGCGGCGCTCGGCGGCATCTCCACCCGGACCTGGCCGTCCTGGGGTGCCTCGCTGGACCCGGACGCCATCGCGGCGATGATCCGGCCCGAGGGCTATCCCTCCGTGCCGACCCGGGCGATCGCCGTCGAGCAGACGCACAACCTCGGCGGCGGGGGCGTGGTCCCGCTCGCCGGCCTGCACCGGCTGCGCGAGCTGGCCGATGCGGCGCAGGTGCTGCTGCACTGCGACGGCGCCCGGATCTGGCACGCGCACATCGCCGACCAGGTGCCGCTCTTCACGTACGGGCAGCTGTTCGACACGCTCTCGGTGTGCCTGTCCAAGGGGCTCGGCGCGCCGGTCGGCTCGCTGGTGATCGGTTCCCGCGAGCGCATCGCCCAGGCCCGCGTGCTGCGCAAACGCCTCGGCGGCGGGATGCGCCAGGTCGGCATCCTGGCCGCCGCCGGGCGCTACGCGCTCGACCACCACGTCAAGCGGCTCACCCAGGACCACGCCCGGGCCCGGCGCATCGCCGAGGCGTTCGAACCGCTCGGTCTGGTCGACCCGGCCACGGTCCGCACCAATCTGGTGCTGCTCGACCTCAGCAAACACCGGCTGGACGCGCCTGCGCTGACCGCGGCGGCCAGGGAACACGGCGTGCTGATCAGCCCGATGCTGCCCCGGGTGGCCCGGCTGATCACCCACCTCGGCGTGGACGACGACGACGTCGACCGGGCGATCGACGTGCTGCGCGCCCTGCTGTCCTGA
- a CDS encoding Crp/Fnr family transcriptional regulator has translation MDHRLPEPGDALTGVEMFAGLEPDVRQRVIAAAVPRTYRKGQILFVEHDPGDSLIVLRRGAIAVFRTAPTGERAVLTVVRPPDVLGEVSLLDASTRSASAEAIEDSQALALSRVAFMDLVHSNPRILDAVMRSVGGLIRRLTEQNADHVFLDLPGRVAKTLVRLAGDSQAPMITIELNQSQLAEMAGGSRQSVNQAIGSFATRGWLRTEGRRIVVTDVSALRRRAGMAER, from the coding sequence GTGGATCATCGGCTGCCGGAGCCGGGGGACGCGCTGACCGGTGTGGAGATGTTCGCCGGGCTCGAGCCCGACGTACGTCAGCGGGTCATCGCGGCAGCCGTGCCCCGCACCTACCGCAAGGGTCAGATCCTGTTCGTCGAGCACGACCCGGGGGATTCCCTGATCGTGCTGCGCCGGGGCGCCATCGCTGTGTTCCGCACCGCCCCCACCGGCGAGCGTGCGGTGCTCACCGTGGTCCGCCCGCCCGACGTGCTCGGCGAGGTCTCGCTGCTGGATGCGTCCACCCGCTCGGCCAGCGCCGAGGCGATCGAGGACAGCCAGGCGCTGGCGCTGTCCCGGGTCGCCTTCATGGATCTCGTGCACTCCAACCCGCGCATCCTCGACGCGGTGATGCGCTCGGTCGGCGGACTGATCCGCCGGCTCACCGAGCAGAACGCCGACCACGTCTTCCTCGACCTGCCCGGCCGGGTGGCCAAGACCCTGGTCCGCCTCGCGGGTGACAGCCAGGCCCCGATGATCACGATCGAGCTCAACCAGAGCCAGCTCGCCGAGATGGCCGGCGGCTCCCGGCAGAGCGTCAACCAGGCGATCGGCTCGTTCGCCACCCGCGGCTGGCTGCGCACCGAGGGCCGCCGGATCGTGGTCACCGACGTGTCCGCGCTGCGCCGCCGGGCCGGCATGGCGGAGCGCTGA
- a CDS encoding class II 3-deoxy-7-phosphoheptulonate synthase — MQREWHQLSHPGLGATALQTSRPSTDSAEDSALGLDRWRELPRVQMPPWPDLTEVAEVCKVLTNVPSIVAPYEVDQLRHRLAEVCEGRAFLLQGGDCAETFADNTESHLLANARTLLQMAVVLTYGASMPVVKVARVAGQYTKPRSAATDSLGLPAYRGDLINSLEADEAARVADPQRMIRAYANSAAAMNMLRAYLAGGLADLAGLHDWNKDFVRASPAGERYEAIAREIDRALSFIRACGMTDDEALRTVSLYCSHEALALEYDRALTRVSGGRAYGLSGHFLWVGERTRQLDHAHIDYISRIANPIGVKLGPGTSPETAIELCEKLNPRNEPGRLTLISRMGNGKVRDALPPIVDKVHASGAKVVWQCDPMHGNTHESSNGYKTRHFDRIVDEVLGYFEVHRGLGTHPGGIHVELTGEDVTECLGGAQGIEDLDLPDRYETACDPRLNTQQSLELAFLVAEMLRG; from the coding sequence ATGCAGCGTGAGTGGCATCAGCTCAGTCACCCGGGTCTTGGTGCGACGGCACTGCAGACCTCCCGTCCGTCCACCGACTCCGCCGAGGACTCCGCGCTCGGCCTGGACCGCTGGCGCGAACTGCCCCGGGTGCAGATGCCGCCGTGGCCCGATCTCACCGAGGTGGCCGAGGTCTGCAAGGTCCTCACCAACGTGCCGTCGATCGTCGCGCCGTACGAGGTCGACCAGCTCCGGCACCGGCTCGCCGAGGTGTGCGAGGGCCGGGCGTTCCTGCTGCAGGGCGGCGACTGCGCCGAGACGTTCGCCGACAACACCGAGAGCCACCTGCTCGCCAACGCCCGCACGCTGCTGCAGATGGCCGTCGTGCTGACCTACGGCGCGTCGATGCCGGTGGTGAAGGTCGCCCGGGTCGCGGGTCAGTACACCAAGCCCCGGTCCGCCGCGACGGATTCGCTCGGGCTGCCGGCGTACCGCGGCGACCTGATCAACTCGCTCGAGGCCGATGAGGCCGCGCGGGTCGCCGACCCGCAGCGGATGATCCGGGCGTACGCCAACAGCGCCGCCGCGATGAACATGCTGCGCGCCTACCTGGCCGGGGGCCTGGCCGACCTGGCCGGCCTGCACGACTGGAACAAGGACTTCGTGCGCGCCTCGCCGGCCGGGGAGCGCTACGAGGCGATCGCCCGCGAGATCGACCGCGCCCTCAGCTTCATCCGCGCCTGCGGCATGACCGACGACGAGGCGCTGCGCACGGTCAGCCTCTACTGCTCGCACGAGGCACTGGCCCTGGAGTACGACCGCGCGCTGACCCGGGTCTCCGGCGGCCGGGCGTACGGGCTGTCCGGGCACTTCCTGTGGGTCGGCGAGCGCACCCGGCAGCTCGACCACGCGCACATCGACTACATCAGCCGCATCGCCAACCCGATCGGCGTCAAGCTCGGCCCGGGCACCTCCCCGGAGACCGCCATCGAGCTGTGCGAGAAGCTCAACCCGCGGAACGAGCCGGGCCGGCTCACCCTGATCAGCCGGATGGGCAACGGCAAGGTCCGCGACGCCCTGCCCCCGATCGTGGACAAGGTGCACGCCTCCGGCGCCAAGGTCGTCTGGCAGTGCGACCCCATGCACGGCAACACCCACGAGTCGTCCAACGGCTACAAGACCCGGCACTTCGACCGCATCGTCGACGAGGTGCTCGGCTACTTCGAGGTGCACCGCGGGCTGGGCACCCACCCCGGCGGCATCCACGTCGAGCTGACCGGCGAGGACGTCACCGAGTGCCTCGGCGGCGCGCAGGGCATCGAGGACCTCGACCTGCCCGACCGCTACGAGACCGCCTGCGACCCGCGGCTCAACACCCAGCAGAGCCTCGAGCTCGCCTTCCTGGTCGCGGAGATGCTCCGTGGTTGA
- a CDS encoding 6-phosphofructokinase — protein sequence MRIGVLTGGGDCPGLNAVIRAVVRKGVAVYGHEFVGFRDGWKGPLEGLTKPLGIAEVRGILPRGGTILGSSRTNPFKIDGGVEKIKANLAEQGVDALVAIGGEDTLGVATKLTDLGVNVVGVPKTIDNDLNATDYTFGFDTAVNIAMEAIDRLHTTAESHHRTLVVEVMGRHAGWIALHAGLAGGANVILLPERKFDVDQVATYVTKRFQVEYAPIVVVAEGAEPLEGQMVTQTKELDAFGHVRLGGIGQWLAETLEEKTGKEARTVVLGHIQRGGTPTAYDRVLATRFGLQAIDAVNDGDFGKMMALRGTDIVRVPLADGTAELKTVPLARYEEAEVFFGS from the coding sequence ATGCGTATCGGCGTGCTCACCGGCGGCGGCGACTGCCCCGGTCTCAACGCGGTGATCCGGGCGGTGGTGCGCAAGGGCGTCGCCGTCTACGGTCACGAGTTCGTCGGATTCCGGGACGGCTGGAAGGGCCCGCTCGAGGGTCTGACCAAGCCGCTCGGCATCGCCGAGGTCCGAGGCATTCTGCCGCGCGGCGGCACCATCCTCGGTTCCTCCCGGACCAACCCGTTCAAGATCGACGGTGGCGTCGAGAAGATCAAGGCCAACCTGGCCGAGCAGGGCGTGGACGCCCTGGTGGCGATCGGCGGCGAGGACACCCTCGGGGTGGCGACCAAGCTGACCGACCTCGGCGTCAACGTGGTCGGCGTGCCCAAGACGATCGACAACGACCTCAACGCCACCGACTACACGTTCGGCTTCGACACCGCGGTCAACATCGCGATGGAGGCCATCGACCGGCTGCACACCACTGCCGAGTCGCACCACCGCACGCTGGTCGTCGAGGTCATGGGCCGGCACGCCGGCTGGATCGCGCTGCACGCCGGCCTCGCCGGTGGCGCCAACGTCATCCTGCTGCCGGAGCGCAAGTTCGATGTGGACCAGGTCGCCACGTACGTGACCAAGCGCTTCCAGGTCGAGTACGCGCCGATCGTCGTGGTGGCCGAGGGCGCCGAGCCGCTCGAGGGCCAGATGGTCACGCAGACCAAGGAGCTCGACGCGTTCGGCCACGTCCGCCTCGGCGGCATCGGCCAGTGGCTCGCCGAGACGCTGGAGGAGAAGACCGGCAAGGAGGCCCGCACGGTCGTGCTCGGGCACATCCAGCGCGGTGGCACCCCGACGGCGTACGACCGGGTGCTGGCCACCCGCTTCGGCCTGCAGGCCATCGACGCGGTCAACGACGGCGACTTCGGCAAGATGATGGCGCTGCGCGGCACGGACATCGTCCGGGTCCCGCTGGCCGACGGCACCGCGGAGCTCAAGACCGTGCCGCTGGCGCGCTACGAGGAGGCCGAGGTCTTCTTCGGCAGCTGA